From one Mya arenaria isolate MELC-2E11 chromosome 4, ASM2691426v1 genomic stretch:
- the LOC128231004 gene encoding uncharacterized protein LOC128231004, translating into MGSSLGDVTEVLTFTATDGTLTATATLTVNIVDTVPIMHNVPATTWKLTTSERNGLQELYVIDVSNGCDIVNCEVTSVVSDTNANVFVQQGTMIVADVRMLKQPTSAEISVDCGGATGTIYLGVSITTPPPTTTTSSTTVTTPTTTTSQSITLTPTTTITTTAPITQTTTAEETSTITTSPTTTTPTTTTATQTTTTETPTTTTKLTTITTFTTTQITTPTTTTQPTTTTPPITTTTATTTPTSTTTPTTTTNPTTIPTPTTTATTTPTTTTKPITTIPTPTTTATTTPTTAKTPTTTTTTNTTPTTTPTATTTPTTTTIANNNANYNSIDYNSNNYSHYKANYNHDVNYNANNNNYANNNTNYKHNANFNYNAIYNANNNYNANYNANYNANYYSNANYNNNNNNYNHYNANYNANNNYNAIYYHSANVNYNANYNNTNYNYNASYNYYANYNANNNYNANYNANYNANANYNINANYSFNANYNYNANYSANYNFNANFNYKANNNYNADYNYTNNN; encoded by the exons GTCCCGATAATGCACAACGTCCCAGCCACAACGTGGAAGCTGACCACATCGGAACGTAATGGTCTGCAGGAGCTGTACGTTATTGACGTGTCTAACGGCTGTGACATTGTCAATTGCGAGGTAACGTCAGTCGTATCCGACACGAACGCTAACGTCTTTGTGCAACAAG GAACAATGATCGTAGCTGACGTACGAATGCTAAAACAGCCAACTTCCGCTGAAATATCCGTGGACTGCGGCGGCGCAACAGGGACAATTTACCTTGGCGTTTCTATAACAACCCCACCACCAACGACAACCACAAGCAGCACAACAGTGACAAcgccaacaactacaacttCTCAAAGTATCACTTTAACACCAACTACAACCATCACGACAACTGCGCCAATAACGCAAACAACCACTGCAGAGGAAACTTCTACAATTACAACGTCACCGACTActacaacaccaacaacaaccaCTGCAACGCAAACTACAACCACTGAAACGCCAACTACGACTACAAAGTTAACTACAATAACAACTTTTACTACAACGCAAATTACAACgccaacaacaactacacaaccaacaacaactacaccGCCAATTACAACTACAACTGCAACCACAACGCCAACTTCAACTACAAcgccaactacaactacaaatCCAACAACAATTCCAACGCCAACTACAACAGCAACTACAAcgccaacaacaactacaaagCCAATAACAACAATTCCAACGCCAACTACAACAGCAACTACAACGCCAACTACAGCTAAAACgccaactacaacaacaacaacaaatacaacgCCAACAACAACTCCAACAGCAACTACAAcgccaactacaactacaat CGCCAACAACAACGCCAACTATAACTCCATCGATTACAACAGCAACAACTACAGCCACTACAAGGCCAACTACAACCATGACGTCAACTACAAcgcaaacaacaacaactacgccaacaacaacaccaactacAAACACAACGCCAACTTTAACTACAACGCAATCTACAACGCCAACAATAACTACAACGCCAACTACAACGCCAACTACAACGCCAACTACTACTCCAACgctaactacaacaacaacaacaacaactacaatcACTACAACGCCAACTACAACGCCAACAACAATTACAACGCCATCTACTACCACAGTGCTAACGTCAACTACAACGCCAACTACAAtaacaccaactacaactacaacgcAAGCTACAACTACTACGCAAACTACAAcgccaacaacaactacaacgcCAACTACAACGCCAACTACAACGCCAACGCCAACTACAACATCAACGCTAACTACAGCTTCAAcgccaactacaactacaacgcCAACTACAGCGCCAACTACAATTTCAACGCTAACTTCAATTACAAAGCAAACAACAACTACAACGCCGATTACAactacaccaacaacaactaa